From Geomonas agri, one genomic window encodes:
- a CDS encoding tetratricopeptide repeat protein yields MKRVGLAVLLLAALCGCAGDKGKELFDTAQFEEKQNNREHAKQLYQEIVTKYPDSPIAKQAQERLAALGGK; encoded by the coding sequence ATGAAGCGAGTGGGACTTGCGGTGCTGCTGCTGGCAGCGCTTTGCGGCTGTGCCGGGGACAAGGGGAAAGAACTTTTCGACACGGCACAATTCGAAGAGAAGCAGAACAACCGGGAACACGCAAAGCAGCTGTACCAGGAAATCGTCACAAAATACCCGGACAGCCCGATAGCGAAACAGGCGCAGGAGAGACTGGCCGCGCTGGGGGGCAAGTAG